Genomic window (Daucus carota subsp. sativus chromosome 5, DH1 v3.0, whole genome shotgun sequence):
TCCAAATTCAAACCATTCTTTCGGCCTCTTTTATGGTTTTTTTGGACGCAGTCCTcttaaaacaatattaaaatgaCCAATATATACAGGAGTATATTAATTTGTTGTAAATCGCTTTTCGAAAAGATTGTTGATTCTCGAGAAAAGATTTATCTTATTAAAAATTCTTAACTTTAGTACATTGGATGCTCCTTTTGATTTTATGGTTAGAATGGAtggttgaaatttaaaattaagggGTATATACTATTCTTCTGTCCAGACCAAAATGCCCTTTAGTGCATGTCCAATTGTCCATTATTAACCACTCATTTCAAGCTTAATCATACGGCTACTTTAATAATCCTACATTTGTTAAATATGATTAGTCACGGTTCCTTGTATAAAACTACTCCATGCCCACATGATGTGGAAAATTTGGCGGTTTCTTTAAGTTAACACCAGCACTTGTATACTCCtattattaatgaaaaaattaaaagattgcTGGCAATGTTATCTATTTATCAAAATCACTACTTTAACgtagaattttaaataaattaaactcaAGATTtttcaaatcaaaccaaatttGTTAAGCTTTATTAATAAAAGATGTTGTTCGAACTCGATTTGTTAGTATGTCAAACCGAGTCGATCGAACAAAGACGAGAGCGAAGACGAATGAAACAAAATTAAGtcataatgaaaaatatatttaaaatattgaaaattaaacGAACATAAGCAAAAGCTTATCGAACTGCACAATGTGTAACCTCTGCGGACTGCGGGTAATAGAGTCAGACTGTTCGTGAGCTATTCGAACTCGACTcataaaatattcgaatttgataataatcgagccgaactcgagttttgaatattttaccgagccgagctcgagcttcaaattactcggctTGTAAGGTTCGCGAGCCTTATCAAGTCTctactattttttaatttttttattgtaagtatatttttacaaaatatttaatattttattaataactatatatttaatcgaatcgaactcgagcCGAACTGATCATATTacgagtttttgtcaatatttggtgactcAATTCGAGCTTTcaagccgaactcgagcctgtCGAACTGTTTATGAGGCGAGATTCTAACTCGAAGTTTTGGTCGGTCGAACTTTTCAATCGAGTTCGAGTCGAGTTTGGCACTATTCGACTCGGATCGACGCCACTATTAACCTTATCCGACAAAATAATCTCACGAATCAAGCAAGCTTATCGAATTCAAACCTGAACAGTCCGATTCGttcccatttaaatttttaatatcagggaagtattatatatttatattggacTGCTGCTCCACAAGACCACAGCATACATACGCTAGCTAAATTATATTACATGTGCTATTATGCTTTGTACTAGCTAGATTCTTGATCACTCATAAAACAAGAAGCCTCAATCATATGTTCTGTTCATATTCCCTCCTCGACCAGAACAAAAAACAAGCACAGCCAAGTTAACATGGACACCCCTATAGATATGAGAAGATCAAGTAACATGAAAACAAACTTCTGCATTCCCAGGCTCCCCCGAAAATCCACACGCTCGATATCTCCCATGTCACTCCTAGAGCGTTTTCGCGTAGCGGTTTTCAGATTAATCATGCTGCAGTCTGCATTGTCCAAGGGACCAACACATGAGAAGAGAAAAAAGGCCTCATCATCTGCAGTCCATCAGTATCATCGATCGTGCTACTCGTATGATTCGCACCATAATGAAGCAGTGGCAGATTGCATAGAATTCATCAAGAAATCGTCTGCTATCGACGAGGAGGATCGACAGTCTACTGTCAGCAGTCCTGCAGTGGATGGTACCTTGTCTGAGGTAGTCATCCCCATGCCTGTTATGTGATTTTTGTGCATTACTATATAGTTTTTCATCTAATGTTTGGATGTTGTACGCTCAATCCGGATCATTCTTCGTAAATCGATCTGTCTGATTGTTTATTTCTTCGATTTTCTCTGTTCCTTGTAAAATTTGAGGCCATCTCGAATGGCATAAGAGAATGGTACCAAATGTGGGAGTACTTACTTTGTAAATTAATCTACGAAATGGTTTGAAATCATAGAGTGCTTCATCATTTACTTGCTTGATTATGAATTAAGCATTTTATACAGTTGTCATTCAAAACCTTGAGATTATATACTACGTAAATTTTGCTTAATTATGAATTAAGCAAAATCCGTAAGAAACATTACAACGTGAAATGATCTTGATACTAGAATTTTACTttgcaaatataatttattaatttcctCACTTTAAAACTCTGTTCTAAAAGACGGTGATTAATTACGATTAATTCTTGTTCTGTAGGTCGCTGAACTGATTATTCCATTAAtcatccgattaatcccgatcaATCCAATTAATCTTTGTTATGCGACTTCACTGATTAAGTCCGATTTTCGCTTTTTACAACAGTGCTTTAAAGGCGTATTTCATGTTTATCATTCGATTTTCCCTTACTCAAGATATACTTAAGAATGTATACGGAGACTTGGAAAAAGGAAAATTGTGGTTGCCTCCCTGTCAAGGATAATAAAAGGGATAAGAACATTCATCCAGTGGCTGCTGTTTGTTCCTCGGCCAAAAGATGAACACCACCTTGTTCTCTTTCACTGCTAAACCATTAACCACCACTCCATCTAAGTTTCAACTTCATCACCAAAAGTACTTACTCTCAGTGACCCCTCTAAAAAGCTCAACTGACAGCACCAACAGCAAGATCACCAGCAAAGATGGTGAAGTTGGTGCACCATCTTCACCTGAAGTTGCTCCAATTCGGTTCAAGAGAGTATCGAGACGGAGGGCTAGACAACAGGAGCTGGAACAGAGCAAGCCGGCGCCTAAGCAGCCTAAGCCTCCGAAAGAGTGGGAGGCTATGACACTGACTGAGAAGGCACTTGAGTTGTATGTTGGTGAGAAGGGCCTTTTGTTCTGGATCAACAAATTTGCTTATGCCTCTATTTATATCATCATCGGGGCTTGGATTTGTTTTCGCTTTGTTGGTCCTGCTCTCAATCTTTACCAGCTGGATGCTCCTCCTCTTTCTCCCACGGATGTTTTGAAGGGATCATAATTTTTGATTTGGAACTCTGTTCATGCGGGAGTCTTGTGCACTGTTAACGCCTCAACGCCTCTAGGATTGTCATTGTGTCCTAATAGATTAATTGCCTCAAATTTTCTCCATTGTATGTTCCTTGAATTGGAGAGTCAGATATACGTTTTGTTATAAACCTCGGTTTATaagattttacataatttcttgtCAAACACATTACACACACATGTAAGAACTAAAGAATCAAATGAAATGCTGCAATACTGTTAATTCAATTGTTTTAGTGTAAATGTTAtgcaattaaattaatcaaatgaaATGCTGgtgtaataattttaacaagaaTTAAGCTCAGCACGTACGCTCCACAAGCAAAGACCAAAAAAACTCGAAACTCTTCAAAGGTATATATACTACAATATGTTTGATCCTAACTCTTCCTCTGCGAGTTAAGAGGTTTGTTTTGTGAACTATGTTAAAATCTATGAAAATCAAGTTCATCGTAGCATCTTATTCGGCGCAAATTGTTGTTATGACATGTGTTGAGAGGAATGAGGAGACTAGCTTAGCCGTCTTTCGAGTTTGATGAAGAATATAGTCAATATGAGTCTACGACTAGGCAATTCATATTCTGTACTATGTTACAGCCGATTAGTAAACTTATACTATGATTCAACCCTTTCTGGTGAATATATAATGGGAAATGGATAGAGTTAAAATTTACTTCAGTTTTGGTGTCTTAATCAAATCCTGTTGCCCAGTTCGCGTACAAGACCAAACAATATAACAAAAATCGCGACTAGAAGAGTTAGGCATCGGATATAATAGAATTACTACGTTTTGTTAATAACGGAAATCCATATGTCAGGTCCTTCAGACATTGACATCGAATGCAGATGTAATTAGGAATCTTGAAACTAGTATCGTTCTATGTGCTCTTTTTGACGTTTATGCTGTTTTGTCGCGCTGTTAGTACTTAGTCAGATACTCCCAAGACAGTTATAATATGCTAAAGACACTTTCATTTCCTCTTGAAACATATTTATGTGTTTGTTTTGATTTCTGAATGTTGTCTGTATGCTAAGTGGTATCAACTTTACGGCACCTTCATGTATAAAGTATTATTTCATTGACATTCTCTAATATTCAACCGAATGACCGATCAATCACTGATGTATGCTGGAAAAAGTCTGCTTGATTTGGCTTATAAATTGTAGCTGGTAAATGGTAACATACTTGTGCTGTTAGGTGCCTCCAAATCTGAATGGAATCAAAGGATTCAAAAGAACCAAGAGCCGAACTACGATGGTGCTGGTGGCTAGGTGTCTCTGTGTTCGCTGTTCTTGTTGTGACTGCAGCTTTTCTAACCCTGTGGAAGGATTTTCACTTCTTTCACTTCAGGAAATCTCATGATCACGGCATAGTTGTTGATAAATATGTCGATGCTCTCAACATTGCCATGCAATTCTTTGAAATTCAAAAATGTAAAACATATTCTAACTCTAAGCCTCGTAGACTTTATTTCTTCTAGTATGTAATGTAACGTGTTGTTGCAGCTGGAAAACTGGTTGAAAATGGGATTCAGTGGAGAGGAGATTCGGGACTGTATGACGGGAAAGAAGATAACTTGGACCTGTCAAAAGGAATGTATGATGCTGGGGACACCATGAAGTTTGGATTTCCAATGGCTTTCACTGCAACAGTTTTGTCTTGGGGCATTTTAGAGTATGAGGATCACATGAAAAAAGCGCAGCAGTTGGATTATGCTCGAGACTCCCTCAAGTGGATCACTGATTACCTAATTAATGCCCATCCCTCAGACAACATACTCTATATTCAGGTTACCTTGATTCAGCTCTGCTATTACAAATCAGTTTTTTGTTACTGGTAGTTATATTAGTTGGCGAAATTTTAGTCTGTATGATTTCCTTTGTGTGGTGAAGGTTGGTGATCCAGGAGTAGACCACGCATGCTGGGAAAGACCTGAAGTGATGACTGAGCGAAGGCCTCTAACACAGGTCAATGAATCTTTTCCAGGAACAGACATTGCCGCGGAAACAGCAGCAGCTATGGCTTCAGCATCATTAGTTTTCAAGAAAGTCAATTCGACTTACTCTAAATTGCTTCTGAAGCATGCCCAACAACTCTTCACTTTTGCTGACCAATACCGGGGTTCTTACAGTATAAGTGTTCCCAAAGTACAGAACTTTTACAATTCTAGCAAATTTGAGGA
Coding sequences:
- the LOC108222557 gene encoding endoglucanase 10 translates to MESKDSKEPRAELRWCWWLGVSVFAVLVVTAAFLTLWKDFHFFHFRKSHDHGIVVDKYVDALNIAMQFFEIQKSGKLVENGIQWRGDSGLYDGKEDNLDLSKGMYDAGDTMKFGFPMAFTATVLSWGILEYEDHMKKAQQLDYARDSLKWITDYLINAHPSDNILYIQVGDPGVDHACWERPEVMTERRPLTQVNESFPGTDIAAETAAAMASASLVFKKVNSTYSKLLLKHAQQLFTFADQYRGSYSISVPKVQNFYNSSKFEDELLWAASWLYHATEDPMYLNYVTVRNGNSYANWGNPTWFSWDNKLAATQVLLSRISFFGPKEIPDEEKLGLQMYSKTAEYVMCSILPDSPTKTTKMTDGGMLWVDEWNSLQYSIATAFLVVVYSDYMLTSKTPTLYCSGKLYNATDLRNFSISQAEYLLGNNPMSMSYLIGYGDNNPQYIHHRGSSIPVNATTGCKDGFKWLNSTDPNPNVAFGAVVGGPFFNETYVDSRNNSMQGEPTTYNTALLVSLLSGLLTTSSVVKSLK
- the LOC108220779 gene encoding uncharacterized protein LOC108220779 codes for the protein MNTTLFSFTAKPLTTTPSKFQLHHQKYLLSVTPLKSSTDSTNSKITSKDGEVGAPSSPEVAPIRFKRVSRRRARQQELEQSKPAPKQPKPPKEWEAMTLTEKALELYVGEKGLLFWINKFAYASIYIIIGAWICFRFVGPALNLYQLDAPPLSPTDVLKGS